In Pseudomonadota bacterium, the genomic window GTTCATCAAAGAGCACGATCTTGGGGTCCGTTACAAGTGCCCGCGCCAGGGCTACCCTTTTCTGCATGCCGCCCGATAGCTCGGAAGGATATTTATTAAGGGCTTCATTGAGTTCCAGGTCCTCAATCCTTTTCAATACCTTTTCTTCAATTTCTTTCTTGCTGAGGTCCATGGTCTGACGCAACGGGAAAGCAACATTATCGAAAACCGTCATGGAATCGAGGAGGGCATTATTCTGGAACAGGTAGGAGATGGTACTTTTGTATGCTGCACGTTCAGCTTTATTCATCTTGTCGATAGGCATCCCCTGAAAAAGAATGGCGCCTTCATCAGGATTGAGCAGGCCGATAATGTGTTTCAGGAATACGCTTTTTCCGGTTCCGCTCTTCCCGATGATCGTTGTAATCTGGTTTTCATAGATGCTCGCATTGACCTTGTTTAATACAATCTTATCATTGAACTGCTTTGTGACGTTTCTGAATTCTATCAAAGGCACATTTTCCACGGTCATCCTTACATAATAAAAGAGGTTACAACATAATCCGCAATAAGTATCATCACGCATGAGATTACCACAGCCGAGACTGTGGCAAGACCCACGGCCCTGGCCCCGTAACCGTCGCTCCGCATATGGCAGAAATAGCCCTGAAAACAACATGTGCATGAAACAATTACGGCAAAGACAAAGGCCTTAATAAAACCTCCCCTGACATCTACCATATTAATAGATGACTGTACCCGGTAAAAATATGTGCCTGCGTTTGTGCCAAGCAGGAGAACGCCCGTGAAATATCCTCCCAGTATCCCGATCAGGTCAAAAAATGATGTGAGCAGGGGGAAACTGATGATTGAAGCGGCGATCCTCGGGCTGATAAGATAACGAACTGGATCGATCCGCATGGAGTACAGGGCATCGATTTGCTCGGAGATACGCATGATGCCGATCTCTGCTGTCATGCCGGAGCCTGCCCTTGCAGTAATCATAATAGCCGTCAGAACCGGGCCCAATTCCCTGATAAGGGAAAGCGCTACGGCAGATCCAAGGGCGCCTACAGAGCCAAACTTCACCAGGGTGTAGAAAAGCTGCAGCCCCATGACCATGCCGGTGAAAAGACCTACGAGCATAACAATCAGGGATGACCTGGCACCGATATAATAAACCTGTTTTACTATCTCAATAAATTGCTTTTTACGGAAGATACTGAAAAAGGCCAGGGAAAAGAAAATAACCATTGCACCCATATTGCCCAACAGGCCCAATATCTTCTTGCCAGTATAAGAAAAAACAAGTGCTAAAGGATTATTATGTTCCGGTAAGGGTATTTCCGCCAAATCTCCTCCGCTGCCTTTTTTGAATATTTAAATTTATTGAATATTTTAACATATTCTTTCAACTGTGCAACTTTTTTCTACAAAATTCTCCAGTGGCCAGGTATTCTTTAGACATCTTGCCTTCCGGATTCATTCAAGCTTTTTCCAACAGAAGTCAGGGCACAATAAGACTTATCATCCTTCTTCGTACATAACCTCTTCTTCTTTTACCACTTCACCCTTGACAAAGGCCAAAAGTTCTTGCAGCACAGGGAGCACGTCTGTCCTGAACCTGCCGGCAACGAGGATATACATGATATCATCGCCAATCTTCAACTCCCCCTGGTTGATCCATGCCTTGATTTCTGCTATGCCGTCTTTTTTTTTCATTTCATTTACACAGGATTCAAGTTTTTCTTTGTCAAAGGACAGCTTCATCCCTTTTACAGGTTTTCCGTTCTTTGCAGTGGCCCTGACTACACCGTTATGAGCAAGCATCATGCCCAGGGCTTCCGGATCTGCATGCGCCTTTATTTCACGTATCCATTCGTCTATCATATTGAACCTCCTTTAAATTTTCTCTTTTTACCTGTATGGCAATATGAAAAAATATGGTGAGTATCAAAAAGCCCATACCGTATATCCCTATGCTTATCAATATTTCAGGCAATGTGGGCAAATAACCCGATATTTCTCCCAAAGGCGATGGGATAAAACCGGTTACAATAAGACCTATCCCCTTTTCAATCCAGACTGATACAATAACGGCAATACAGGCTGCGATTATAACATGCTCATTTCCGCGGGTTTTCTGGTTGACCAGGAGAAAGGCTGCTGTCCATGCAAGTATGATGGAAAACCACATCCAAAGGGTAAGCGAAGGCTGTCCGGGCAGACCAAAGAGGATACCATGAAAATATAGCACGTGCCCGGGAATATTGCCGTAGAAGACAGTAAACAACTCAACAAGAAAAAGAAATATATTTACGATCAGGGCATATGTGACAATCTGCATCATTTTTCTTATTGCCTCCTGACCGGCATCGAAGCCTGCTCTCTTTCTCACGATAATGCATATCAGGATAAGAAGCGCAGGGCCTGACGCAAAAGCCGATGCGAGGAATCTCGGGGCAAGGATGGCTGTTAACCAGAACGGACGGGCCGCAAGTCCTGCATATATGAATGCCGTTATCGTATGTATGCTTATTGCCCAGGGTATGGAAAGGATAATAAGAGGTTTTATCCATTGGGGTTGGGCTTCTGATTTACGTTCCGATTCAAGGCTCTGCCGGCCGATGATAAAATTCAGTATTAAATAAACAGACAGGGCAATCATATCCCAGAAGAGTATCGACTGGGGCGAAGGGTAAAGAAACACGTTAAATACACGGGCAGGCTCGCCAAGATCAACAAAAACAAAAAGCATGGCCATTATCACAGCAGATACTGCAAGAAATTCTCCCAGCACAGTGATGCCGGCAAATGCCTTGCAGTCGTGAAGGTAATAGGGCAGTATTACGATTATTGCCGATGCCGCAATACCTACGAGGAAGGTAAAATTTGCTATGTAGAGCCCCCATGAGACATTTCTTCCCATGCCGGTTATGCCCAGACCGTATTTCAACTGGAATATATAGCAGATAAAGCCGGCTAAGACAAAACCGGTGAGGACACTTATCCATGTCCAGTACGTTTTGCTCCCCTTAAGCGCTTTCTCGATCATGCAACCTCATATTTATTCGTTCACACTTCACAATCTGTTTCATACACGTTTAATACCGCCGCGGGCGGGTTAATCCTCACAGTAAATAATATACCACGGGTTCAGTGCCGAGGTATGCCCTGCGTTGGATGCTGTATCTCCTGCTCAACAGTGCTTTCACTTTTGATCGGGGCGCCCGGATATCCCCGAAAGTCAGTGCCTTTTGGCTGCAAGCCTCAACACAAGCCGGCATAAGACCCTTTGCCAGCCTCTCTTCGCAAAAATTGCACTTTTCAACAACACCTTTAGTTCTCGTTGGAAAACCCTCGTTTATGCTTTTAATAAAGGGTCTGGGATTTCTCCAGTTAAAACTCCTTGCACCATAGGGACATGCAGCCATACAGTACCTGCAGCCTATACACCTGTGATAATCCATCATCACAATCCCGTCTTCCCTCTTCCATGTCGCCTTTGTCGGGCATACCTTCACGCAGGGAGGATGCTCACAGTGATTGCACATGACAGGTACAGGAGCTTTCAGCAAAATCTCTTTCGTAAAAGCATGTGCCTGGTCCTTAAAGACATCTTTGTAGGGAGCGGTCCATATCCACTTGATCTCATCCTTCGGATTGCCGAAATCGGGTATGTTGTGGATGCGGGTACAGGCGTCTATGCAATCCCTGCAATTGTCCTTTTTTGAACATAAATTAAGATCGACCGCCATTGCCCATTTCTGTAATGC contains:
- a CDS encoding ATP-binding cassette domain-containing protein, translating into MRDDTYCGLCCNLFYYVRMTVENVPLIEFRNVTKQFNDKIVLNKVNASIYENQITTIIGKSGTGKSVFLKHIIGLLNPDEGAILFQGMPIDKMNKAERAAYKSTISYLFQNNALLDSMTVFDNVAFPLRQTMDLSKKEIEEKVLKRIEDLELNEALNKYPSELSGGMQKRVALARALVTDPKIVLFDEPTTGQDPIRKNMILSMITHYRKKFGFTAVMISHDIPDVFFISDRIII
- a CDS encoding ABC transporter permease, encoding MGAMVIFFSLAFFSIFRKKQFIEIVKQVYYIGARSSLIVMLVGLFTGMVMGLQLFYTLVKFGSVGALGSAVALSLIRELGPVLTAIMITARAGSGMTAEIGIMRISEQIDALYSMRIDPVRYLISPRIAASIISFPLLTSFFDLIGILGGYFTGVLLLGTNAGTYFYRVQSSINMVDVRGGFIKAFVFAVIVSCTCCFQGYFCHMRSDGYGARAVGLATVSAVVISCVMILIADYVVTSFIM
- a CDS encoding molybdenum cofactor biosynthesis protein MoaE translates to MIDEWIREIKAHADPEALGMMLAHNGVVRATAKNGKPVKGMKLSFDKEKLESCVNEMKKKDGIAEIKAWINQGELKIGDDIMYILVAGRFRTDVLPVLQELLAFVKGEVVKEEEVMYEEG
- the nrfD gene encoding polysulfide reductase NrfD: MIEKALKGSKTYWTWISVLTGFVLAGFICYIFQLKYGLGITGMGRNVSWGLYIANFTFLVGIAASAIIVILPYYLHDCKAFAGITVLGEFLAVSAVIMAMLFVFVDLGEPARVFNVFLYPSPQSILFWDMIALSVYLILNFIIGRQSLESERKSEAQPQWIKPLIILSIPWAISIHTITAFIYAGLAARPFWLTAILAPRFLASAFASGPALLILICIIVRKRAGFDAGQEAIRKMMQIVTYALIVNIFLFLVELFTVFYGNIPGHVLYFHGILFGLPGQPSLTLWMWFSIILAWTAAFLLVNQKTRGNEHVIIAACIAVIVSVWIEKGIGLIVTGFIPSPLGEISGYLPTLPEILISIGIYGMGFLILTIFFHIAIQVKRENLKEVQYDRRMDT
- a CDS encoding 4Fe-4S dicluster domain-containing protein; the protein is MDRRSFLKLAGLSFTGLAFQPLADLLPKTVFAKDGLPTETLALQKWAMAVDLNLCSKKDNCRDCIDACTRIHNIPDFGNPKDEIKWIWTAPYKDVFKDQAHAFTKEILLKAPVPVMCNHCEHPPCVKVCPTKATWKREDGIVMMDYHRCIGCRYCMAACPYGARSFNWRNPRPFIKSINEGFPTRTKGVVEKCNFCEERLAKGLMPACVEACSQKALTFGDIRAPRSKVKALLSRRYSIQRRAYLGTEPVVYYLL